A window of the Pungitius pungitius chromosome 3, fPunPun2.1, whole genome shotgun sequence genome harbors these coding sequences:
- the LOC119217736 gene encoding non-histone chromosomal protein HMG-14A-like isoform X2: MGRKTKSSSDVTSEPQRKSTRLSGLQKSQPEPLPEKKKAPPKNKKAAKAPAKAKPEVEKKEEPEVEKEETPAENGEGKAEEKAAAVDDAKDKADDDEEEDEDDEEEKDAE; the protein is encoded by the exons ATGGGAAGGAAAACTAAA tcCAGCTCCGACGTCACCTCAGAG CCACAGAGAAAGTCAACACGGTTGTCAGGG CTACAGAAGTCACAGCCAGAACCTTtgccagaaaagaaaaag GCACCTCCTAAGAACAAAAAAGCAGCCAAAGCACCAGCAAAGGCCAAGCCTGAGGTCGAGAAGAAAGAAGAGCCCGAGGTCGAGAAGGAAGAGACACCTGCAGAAAACGGAGAAGGGAAAGCCGAGGAG AAGGCTGCAGCAGTAGACGATGCAAAGGACAaggctgatgatgatgaggaggaggacgaggacgacgaggaagaAAAGGATGCAGAGTAG
- the LOC119216701 gene encoding lebercilin-like protein, with product MKEGDSDVVISSTDTSRWSSPCRLQSDSNRSNYTSDFEDQDDTLTDKAPKAKTTDKCLGPDTCRRKKGKNTHGPNKQKTNYAANRNVLKWPPIKPKPVSKPGIPSADLNSIGDLKNQVWDLKQQLSEARTEIKLLKRLQHRHTAALEHFQESKGSFSQILTNHSNEARGLQGTLREVRACRDNLARRLQSTEDQLRSTRGSLQHLQQLNQDRSLLEREELAVRLTRASAALEDKGKRILDLEKNLELCRASFSRQIATEQRKISEARKISFHLQTQICQLNNDVQDRERELETHNIYSHRFLKRPSKKERKSKMVQTDALVLFPTAVGSLPILEYRETEERLEELGRSVNQHCHNPVRMSLAVENPKKEVSEKVSLEVDHPEETETCADTGDHSNCLEEHQTEERCAEVKEAPEAPPVCRKQKTEARENQTSPISEQSQNLTQPKRKGYKLPKIRRDYSFPQSIENLHNGIPVHRGVDLRSLYNRKEPNQSGDQQQWDW from the exons ATGAAGGAGGGCGACAGTGATGTTGTGATATCCAGCACTGACACCTCCAGATGGTCCTCCCCCTGCAGACTGCAAAGTGACTCCAATAGATCCAACTACACATCTGACTTTGAAGACCAGGATGACACGCTTACAGACAAGGCCCcaaaagccaagacaacagacAAGTGCCTGGGACCGGACAcgtgcagaagaaaaaaag GTAAAAATACACATGGCCCCAACAAGCAAAAGACAAACTACGCTGCAAACCGCAATGTCCTGAAGTGGCCTCCAATCAAGCCCAAGCCGGTGTCAAAGCCTGGCATCCCGTCCGCCGATTTGAACTCCATCGGGGACCTCAAGAACCAGGTGTGGGATCTAAAGCAGCAGCTGAGCGAAGCCAGGACGGAGATCAAGCTGCTGAAGAGGCTGCAGCATCGCCACACGGCGGCGCTGGAGCACTTCCAAGAGTCGAAGGGCAGCTTCTCCcag ATCCTCACCAACCACAGCAACGAGGCCCGGGGCCTGCAGGGGACGCTCCGCGAAGTCCGCGCCTGTCGTGACAATCTTGCAAGGCGGCTACAGAGCACAGAAGACCAGTTGCGGAGCACAAGGGGCAGTCTCcagcacctgcagcagctcaATCAGGATCGCAGCctgctggagagggaggaaCTCGCCGTCCGGCTAACCCGGGCCTCTGCAGCGCTGGAGGACAAGGGCAAGCGGATACTG GACTTGGAGAAGAATCTTGAATTGTGCCGAGCCTCTTTCAGTCGACAAATAGCCACTGAGCAAAGAAAGATCAGCGAGGCGAGAAAGATATCCTTCCATCTGCAAACGCAAATATGTCAGTTAAACAACGATGTTCAA gatagagagagagaactggAAACACACAACATCTACTCCCACAGGTTCCTAAAAAGACCTtctaaaaaag aaagaaaaagcaagatGGTTCAAACAGATGCATTGGTCCTCTTCCCCACGGCAGTCGGGAGTCTTCCGATCTTAGAATAtagggagacggaggagaggctAGAGGAGCTGGGGAGGTCTGTGAACCAG CATTGTCACAATCCAGTGCGGATGTCATTGGCTGTAGAAAATCCAAAGAAAGAGGTTTCTGAGAAAGTTTCATTAGAAGTGGATCACCCGGAGGAAACGGAGACATGTGCAG aCACCGGTGATCATAGTAATTGTTTAGAAGAACATCAAACAGAGGAAAGGTGTGCTGAAGTCAAAGAGGCCCCAGAGGCTCCCCCGGTGTGcaggaaacagaaaacagaggCACGCGAGAACCAGACGTCGCCGATATCGGAACAGTCTCAGAATTTGACCCAACCCAAGAGAAAAGGGTACAAGCTCCCCAAAATCAGACGCGACTACAGCTTCCCACAATCTATTGAGAACCTGCACAACGGAATACCCGTCCACAGGGGAGTGGACTTAAGGTCCCTCTACAACCGCAAGGAGCCCAATCAAAGTGGAGACCAGCAGCAGTGGGATTGGTGA
- the sh3bgr gene encoding SH3 domain-binding glutamic acid-rich protein isoform X1, translating to MVIKVFLASASGSTAIKKKQQDVVGFLEALKVDYTQLDIACNEDNRMWMRENVPEEKKPANGIPLPPQIFNEGDYCGDYETFFDAKEDNMVYSFLGLPPPPGSKEAGQADPPLVVENGTCGEGANAEEGPDESIAVPVEERNGNAHGEEEEEEQVAEDEVTQGDEEEDTDGITEETQAQAEEQEEEEQEEEEAEAQEDEEAE from the exons atggttatCAAAGTGTTTCTCGCGTCGGCGTCGGGGTCCACGGCG ATCAAGAAGAAGCAGCAAGATGTGGTCGGCTTCCTGGAGGCTCTTAAAGTGGACTACACTCAGCTGGACATCGCCTGCAACGAGGACAACCGCATGTGGATGAGGGAGAACGTcccggaggagaagaagcccgCAAACGGcatccccctgcccccccagaTCTTCAACGAGGGGGACTACTGCGGG gaTTATGAAACATTCTTCGATGCCAAGGAGGACAACATGGTGTATTCCTTCCTGggcctgcctcctcctcccgggtCAAAG GAGGCAGGACAGGCCGACCCGCCTCTCGTGGTGGAGAACGGGACCTGCGGCGAGGGAGCTAATGCAGAGGAGGGCCCAGATGAATCAATA GCGGTTCCAGTGGAGGAGCGCAATGGGAATGcacacggggaggaggaggaggaggagcaggtagcAGAGGACGAAGTCACgcaaggagacgaggaggaagacacAGACGGGATCACAGAAGAAACA CAGGCCCAAGCAgaggaacaagaagaagaagagcag
- the LOC119217736 gene encoding non-histone chromosomal protein HMG-14A-like isoform X1: protein MGRKTKSSSDVTSEQPQRKSTRLSGLQKSQPEPLPEKKKAPPKNKKAAKAPAKAKPEVEKKEEPEVEKEETPAENGEGKAEEKAAAVDDAKDKADDDEEEDEDDEEEKDAE, encoded by the exons ATGGGAAGGAAAACTAAA tcCAGCTCCGACGTCACCTCAGAG CAGCCACAGAGAAAGTCAACACGGTTGTCAGGG CTACAGAAGTCACAGCCAGAACCTTtgccagaaaagaaaaag GCACCTCCTAAGAACAAAAAAGCAGCCAAAGCACCAGCAAAGGCCAAGCCTGAGGTCGAGAAGAAAGAAGAGCCCGAGGTCGAGAAGGAAGAGACACCTGCAGAAAACGGAGAAGGGAAAGCCGAGGAG AAGGCTGCAGCAGTAGACGATGCAAAGGACAaggctgatgatgatgaggaggaggacgaggacgacgaggaagaAAAGGATGCAGAGTAG
- the get1 gene encoding guided entry of tail-anchored proteins factor 1 codes for MAAGYAWLLVLGSVFLCNLMKSLLPTISSFLSKMVQKDAEQESEMRTEVQEMKKEQASISMMDEFARYARLERKINKTTDKLKTHVKSRTAQQAKMKWVVNIVFYILQAALMISLIWKYYSDPVTVVPSKWIAPVERLVAFPTGVAGGVGITCWLVVCNKVVSLGLHAVS; via the exons ATGGCGGCCGGCTACGCGTGGCTCCTTGTGCTGGGGTCGGTTTTTTTGTGCAATCTCATGAAAAGCCTCCTGCCGACCATATCCTCTTTC CTCTCAAAGATGGTGCAGAAAGATGCTGAGCAGGAGAGTGAGATGAGGACTGAAGTCCAGGAGATGAAGAAGGAGCAGGCCTCAATCAGCATGATGGATGAGTTTGCTAGATATGCCAGACTAGAGCGCAAAATCAACAAGACGACAGACAAGCTGAAAACACATG TGAAATCGAGAACAGCGCAACAAGCCAAGATGAAATGGGTGGTGAACATCGTCTTTTATATACTGCAG GCGGCTCTGATGATCTCCTTGATATGGAAGTATTACTCTGATCCTGTGACAGTGGTCCCTAGTAAATGGATTGCCCCAGTGGAGCGCCTGGTGGCCTTCCCAACAGGAGTTGCAG GTGGAGTGGGAATCACATGCTGGCTGGTGGTTTGTAACAAAGTGGTTTCGCTGGGTCTCCATGCCGTCAGCTAG
- the sh3bgr gene encoding SH3 domain-binding glutamic acid-rich protein isoform X2 produces the protein MVIKVFLASASGSTAIKKKQQDVVGFLEALKVDYTQLDIACNEDNRMWMRENVPEEKKPANGIPLPPQIFNEGDYCGDYETFFDAKEDNMVYSFLGLPPPPGSKEAGQADPPLVVENGTCGEGANAEEGPDESIQAQAEEQEEEEQEEEEAEAQEDEEAE, from the exons atggttatCAAAGTGTTTCTCGCGTCGGCGTCGGGGTCCACGGCG ATCAAGAAGAAGCAGCAAGATGTGGTCGGCTTCCTGGAGGCTCTTAAAGTGGACTACACTCAGCTGGACATCGCCTGCAACGAGGACAACCGCATGTGGATGAGGGAGAACGTcccggaggagaagaagcccgCAAACGGcatccccctgcccccccagaTCTTCAACGAGGGGGACTACTGCGGG gaTTATGAAACATTCTTCGATGCCAAGGAGGACAACATGGTGTATTCCTTCCTGggcctgcctcctcctcccgggtCAAAG GAGGCAGGACAGGCCGACCCGCCTCTCGTGGTGGAGAACGGGACCTGCGGCGAGGGAGCTAATGCAGAGGAGGGCCCAGATGAATCAATA CAGGCCCAAGCAgaggaacaagaagaagaagagcag